A window of the Nisaea acidiphila genome harbors these coding sequences:
- the rpsK gene encoding 30S ribosomal protein S11, with amino-acid sequence MAKQPTQARVRRRERKNITSGVAHVNASFNNTMITITDAQGNAISWSSAGAMGFKGSRKSTPYAAQVAAEDAGKKAAEHGMKTLEIEVSGPGSGRESALRALQAVGFAVTSIRDVTPIPHNGCRPPKRRRV; translated from the coding sequence ATGGCAAAGCAACCGACACAGGCACGCGTACGTCGTCGCGAGCGGAAGAACATCACTTCCGGCGTCGCGCATGTGAACGCGTCCTTCAACAACACCATGATCACCATCACCGACGCCCAGGGCAACGCGATCTCCTGGTCCTCCGCCGGTGCTATGGGTTTCAAGGGCTCCCGTAAGTCCACCCCGTACGCGGCGCAGGTCGCGGCGGAGGATGCCGGCAAGAAGGCTGCCGAGCATGGCATGAAGACCCTTGAGATCGAAGTCAGCGGCCCGGGTTCGGGGCGTGAGTCCGCGCTGCGCGCGCTGCAGGCCGTCGGGTTTGCCGTGACCTCCATTCGCGATGTCACGCCGATCCCGCACAACGGCTGCCGGCCGCCGAAGCGTCGCCGGGTCTAA
- the rplF gene encoding 50S ribosomal protein L6 — protein MSRIGKNPVALPSGVTAEIGADAFSAKGKLGQLFVPLHDEVDVAIEDNLVKVTPKTETKRARAMWGTMRARVQNAVTGVSEGFTINLEINGVGYRAAVEGKNLVLSLGFSHPVNYPIPEGITMKCEKPTSVSIHGADKQKVGQIAAEIRAFRPPEPFKGKGVKYESETILRKEGKKK, from the coding sequence ATGTCACGTATTGGTAAAAACCCGGTCGCTCTTCCGAGCGGCGTCACCGCCGAGATCGGCGCGGACGCCTTCTCGGCGAAGGGCAAGCTCGGCCAGCTCTTTGTTCCGCTGCACGACGAAGTCGACGTGGCGATCGAGGACAACCTGGTCAAGGTCACGCCGAAAACCGAGACCAAGCGCGCCCGCGCCATGTGGGGCACGATGCGTGCCCGCGTGCAGAACGCGGTCACCGGTGTCTCGGAAGGCTTCACCATCAATCTCGAGATCAACGGCGTCGGTTACCGCGCCGCGGTCGAGGGCAAGAACCTCGTCCTGTCGCTCGGCTTCAGCCATCCGGTGAACTATCCGATCCCGGAAGGCATCACCATGAAGTGTGAGAAGCCGACGTCGGTGTCGATCCATGGTGCCGACAAGCAGAAGGTTGGTCAGATCGCGGCAGAGATCCGCGCGTTCCGTCCGCCGGAGCCCTTCAAGGGCAAGGGTGTCAAGTACGAGAGCGAGACCATCCTGCGCAAGGAAGGCAAGAAGAAGTAA
- the rpsH gene encoding 30S ribosomal protein S8: protein MTMSDPLGDMLTRIRNGQTAGKSVVVSPASKLRSNVLEVLKREGFIRGYSSAEVRKGINELTIELKYYEGEPVIREIQRVSRPGRRVYSKIKDLPRSYNGLGIQILSTPRGILSDNEARAANVGGEVLCQVF from the coding sequence GTGACGATGAGTGATCCTCTCGGGGATATGCTGACCCGGATCCGGAACGGCCAGACCGCTGGTAAAAGCGTCGTGGTGAGCCCGGCATCGAAGCTGCGGAGCAATGTGCTCGAAGTTCTGAAGCGCGAAGGTTTCATTCGCGGCTATTCGAGCGCGGAAGTCCGCAAAGGCATCAATGAGCTGACGATCGAACTGAAGTATTACGAGGGCGAGCCGGTGATCCGCGAGATCCAGCGCGTGTCCCGTCCGGGTCGTCGGGTCTATTCGAAGATCAAGGACCTGCCGCGGAGCTACAACGGTCTGGGCATCCAGATCCTGTCGACCCCGCGCGGCATCCTGTCCGACAACGAGGCTCGTGCGGCCAATGTCGGCGGCGAAGTCCTCTGCCAGGTATTCTGA
- the rpsE gene encoding 30S ribosomal protein S5 yields MARGERRDRDAREEPELVEKLVGINRVAKVVKGGRRFGFAALVIVGDGRGRVGYGAGKAREVPEAIRKATEQAKRGMVRVPLREGRTLHHDIGGRFGAGRVILRSAPAGTGIIAGGPMRAIFEALGMQDVVAKSTGTSNPHNMIKATFEALKGVRSPRAVAAKRGKKVSEIFGRAGGDAEAAQA; encoded by the coding sequence ATGGCACGAGGCGAAAGACGAGATCGCGACGCGCGCGAAGAACCGGAACTGGTTGAAAAGCTGGTCGGCATCAACCGCGTCGCCAAGGTTGTGAAGGGCGGTCGCCGGTTCGGCTTCGCGGCCCTGGTGATTGTCGGCGACGGCCGTGGCCGGGTCGGTTACGGTGCGGGCAAGGCCCGGGAAGTGCCGGAAGCGATCCGCAAGGCGACCGAGCAGGCGAAACGTGGCATGGTCCGCGTTCCGCTGCGCGAAGGCCGCACGCTGCACCACGATATCGGTGGCCGTTTCGGCGCCGGCCGCGTGATCCTGCGTTCGGCTCCGGCCGGTACGGGCATCATCGCGGGTGGCCCGATGCGCGCGATCTTCGAGGCGCTGGGGATGCAGGACGTGGTGGCGAAATCCACCGGTACCTCCAACCCGCACAACATGATTAAGGCCACCTTCGAGGCGCTCAAGGGCGTCCGGTCCCCGCGTGCGGTTGCGGCCAAGCGCGGCAAGAAGGTCTCCGAGATCTTCGGTCGGGCCGGCGGCGACGCCGAAGCGGCGCAGGCCTAA
- a CDS encoding DNA-directed RNA polymerase subunit alpha yields the protein MIQKNWQALIKPNKLDVQPGSDPARKATIVAEPLERGFGLTLGNALRRILLSSLQGAAVTSVQIDGVLHEFSSVAGVREDVTDMVLNIKAIALRAHSEGPRKMRLKAEGPGEVTAGMIEAGSDIEVMNPDLVICTLDNGASLSMEFTVETGKGYVPASANRPEDAPIGLIPVDAIFSPVRQVTYKVDNTRVGQVTDYDKLSVTVETDGSLTPEDAVAYAARILQDQLQLFINFEEPQQVVETEEKQELPFNKNLLRKVDELELSVRSANCLKNDNIVYIGDLVQKTEPEMLRTPNFGRKSLNEIKEVLGQMGLALGMDIPNWPPDNIEELAKRLEEPF from the coding sequence GTGATTCAGAAGAACTGGCAGGCTCTTATCAAGCCGAACAAGCTCGATGTTCAACCGGGTTCGGATCCCGCCCGCAAGGCGACGATCGTGGCGGAGCCGCTGGAGCGCGGATTCGGTTTGACCCTCGGTAACGCGCTGCGCCGCATCCTGCTGTCCTCCCTCCAGGGAGCGGCGGTCACTTCGGTGCAGATCGACGGCGTCCTGCACGAATTCTCGTCCGTCGCGGGTGTCCGCGAGGACGTGACCGACATGGTCCTCAACATCAAGGCGATCGCGCTTCGGGCTCACAGCGAAGGCCCGCGCAAGATGCGCCTGAAGGCCGAAGGTCCGGGTGAAGTCACCGCCGGCATGATCGAGGCGGGCTCCGACATCGAGGTGATGAACCCCGATCTCGTGATCTGCACCCTCGACAATGGTGCCAGCCTGTCGATGGAATTCACCGTCGAAACCGGCAAGGGCTACGTCCCGGCGAGTGCCAACCGTCCGGAAGACGCGCCGATCGGCCTGATCCCGGTCGATGCGATCTTCAGCCCGGTCCGTCAGGTCACCTACAAGGTCGACAACACGCGTGTCGGTCAGGTCACCGACTATGACAAGCTGTCCGTGACCGTCGAGACCGACGGTTCGCTGACCCCGGAAGACGCGGTCGCTTACGCCGCCCGTATCCTTCAGGACCAGCTCCAGCTCTTCATCAATTTCGAAGAGCCGCAGCAGGTGGTCGAGACCGAAGAGAAGCAGGAGCTGCCGTTCAACAAGAACCTGCTCCGCAAGGTGGACGAGCTGGAACTCTCCGTGCGTTCCGCGAACTGCCTGAAGAACGACAACATCGTCTATATCGGCGATCTGGTTCAGAAGACCGAGCCGGAAATGCTCCGGACCCCGAACTTCGGCCGCAAGAGCCTCAACGAGATCAAAGAGGTTCTGGGGCAGATGGGCCTGGCGCTCGGCATGGATATCCCGAACTGGCCGCCGGACAATATCGAAGAGCTTGCCAAGCGGCTCGAAGAGCCGTTCTGA
- the rplO gene encoding 50S ribosomal protein L15 — protein sequence MKLNELRDNRGATKATKRVGRGAGSGLGKTSGKGQKGQTSRSGVAINGFEGGQMPIHRRLPKRGFKNPFRKEYAPLNIGTLQAAIDAGKLDAKKTIDAAALQAAGVVGRLRDGVRLLATGELKAKVKVEVAGASAAAIAAVEKAGGSVTVAAPAAKPAKEAGESASE from the coding sequence ATGAAACTCAACGAACTTCGCGACAATCGGGGCGCGACGAAGGCCACCAAACGGGTCGGCCGTGGTGCCGGTTCCGGCCTCGGCAAGACGTCCGGTAAGGGTCAGAAGGGCCAGACCTCGCGCTCCGGCGTAGCCATCAACGGCTTCGAGGGCGGCCAGATGCCGATCCATCGCCGTCTGCCGAAGCGTGGCTTCAAGAACCCGTTCCGTAAGGAATACGCGCCGCTCAATATCGGCACGCTCCAGGCGGCAATCGACGCCGGTAAGCTCGACGCCAAGAAGACCATCGACGCGGCAGCGCTTCAGGCCGCCGGTGTGGTCGGTCGTCTGCGTGACGGTGTGCGCCTGCTTGCAACCGGCGAGCTGAAGGCCAAAGTGAAGGTGGAAGTTGCCGGTGCCTCGGCGGCCGCGATCGCCGCGGTCGAGAAGGCCGGCGGTTCCGTCACGGTCGCGGCGCCTGCCGCGAAGCCGGCGAAAGAGGCGGGCGAGTCCGCCTCCGAGTAA
- the rplR gene encoding 50S ribosomal protein L18 → MLNSKKLFQRRRERTRTALRAKANGKARLSVFRSSKNIYAQIIDDLKGETLASASSLEKDVRKGLKTGADKAAATEIGKLIGERAVSKGVTDVVFDRGGYRFHGRVKALADAAREAGLKF, encoded by the coding sequence ATGCTGAATTCAAAAAAACTCTTCCAGCGTCGCCGCGAGCGGACTCGTACCGCGCTGCGCGCAAAGGCGAATGGCAAGGCCCGGCTCTCCGTGTTCCGGTCTTCCAAGAACATCTACGCCCAGATCATCGACGATCTGAAGGGCGAGACCCTGGCGAGCGCCTCTTCTCTCGAGAAGGACGTGCGCAAGGGACTGAAGACGGGCGCGGACAAGGCCGCGGCCACGGAGATCGGCAAGCTGATCGGCGAGCGCGCGGTGAGCAAGGGCGTCACCGACGTCGTGTTCGACCGTGGCGGCTACCGGTTCCACGGGCGCGTCAAGGCTCTGGCCGACGCCGCGCGTGAAGCCGGACTGAAGTTCTAG
- a CDS encoding adenylate kinase: protein MNLILLGPPGAGKGTQAKRLEDKFKIVQLSTGDMLRAAIASGSEVGLKAKNIIDSGGLVSDDIMVQMISERVDEPDCKNGFILDGFPRTVAQAEALDVMLADKGLQIDHVIELKVDEGILFDRIRTRIAETPEAERRSDDNEETLKKRLDVFKEQTAPIIPYYADKGALKTVDGMASIDEVSAQIDTIVAA from the coding sequence ATGAATCTGATTTTGCTCGGCCCTCCGGGTGCCGGAAAGGGGACCCAGGCGAAGCGTCTGGAGGACAAGTTCAAGATTGTTCAGCTCTCCACCGGTGACATGCTGCGCGCGGCGATCGCGTCCGGCAGCGAGGTTGGCCTGAAGGCAAAAAACATCATCGATTCCGGCGGTCTCGTCTCGGACGACATCATGGTTCAAATGATCTCCGAACGGGTTGACGAGCCGGACTGCAAGAACGGTTTCATTCTCGACGGCTTCCCTCGCACCGTGGCGCAGGCCGAGGCCCTCGATGTCATGCTGGCCGACAAAGGGCTTCAGATCGATCACGTGATCGAGCTGAAGGTCGACGAAGGCATCCTGTTCGACCGCATCCGCACGCGGATCGCGGAGACGCCGGAAGCCGAGCGCCGCAGCGACGACAACGAAGAGACGCTGAAGAAGCGGCTCGACGTGTTCAAGGAACAGACCGCTCCGATCATTCCGTACTATGCGGATAAAGGGGCGCTGAAGACGGTGGACGGCATGGCCTCCATCGACGAGGTGAGTGCTCAGATCGACACGATCGTGGCGGCCTGA
- the rplE gene encoding 50S ribosomal protein L5, with amino-acid sequence MSRLKEEYESTIKPDMMSAFNYSNPMKCPKIEKVIVNIGVGEAVQDSKKVKAAVEDLALITGQRPIVTRAKKSIAGFKLREGMPIGCKVTLRRERMYEFLDRLVNIALPRVRDFRGLSPKSFDGRGNYSMGLKEQIVFPEIDYDKVDSIRGMEIVVVTTAETDDEARELLRRFNFPFVN; translated from the coding sequence ATGTCGCGATTGAAAGAAGAATACGAGAGCACGATCAAGCCGGACATGATGTCGGCGTTCAATTATTCGAACCCGATGAAATGCCCGAAGATCGAGAAAGTCATCGTCAACATCGGCGTTGGCGAGGCGGTGCAGGATTCCAAGAAGGTGAAAGCCGCCGTGGAAGACCTCGCCCTGATCACCGGTCAGCGCCCGATCGTTACCCGCGCGAAGAAGTCGATTGCCGGCTTCAAGCTCCGCGAGGGTATGCCGATCGGCTGCAAGGTCACTCTGCGCCGCGAGCGGATGTACGAGTTCCTGGACCGTCTGGTGAACATCGCCCTGCCGCGCGTGCGTGACTTCCGTGGTCTCAGCCCGAAGAGCTTCGACGGACGCGGCAACTATTCGATGGGCCTTAAAGAGCAGATCGTGTTTCCGGAAATCGACTACGACAAGGTCGACTCGATCCGGGGCATGGAAATCGTCGTTGTGACGACGGCCGAAACCGATGATGAGGCGCGCGAGCTGCTGCGTCGCTTCAACTTCCCGTTCGTGAACTGA
- the rpsM gene encoding 30S ribosomal protein S13, which produces MARIAGVNIPTQKRVEIALTYIHGIGRTTSTQICESVGIPRERRVHELTEDEVARLREVIDRDQVVEGDLRRKVAMDIKRLMDLGCYRGLRHRKGLPVRGQRTHTNARTRKGPAKAIAGKKK; this is translated from the coding sequence GTGGCGCGCATCGCAGGCGTGAATATCCCGACGCAAAAGCGTGTCGAGATTGCGTTGACATACATTCATGGTATCGGCCGGACCACCTCCACGCAGATCTGCGAGAGTGTTGGTATCCCGCGCGAACGCCGTGTTCATGAACTGACCGAAGACGAAGTCGCGCGGCTGCGCGAGGTCATCGACCGCGACCAGGTGGTCGAGGGTGACCTTCGCCGCAAAGTCGCGATGGACATCAAGCGTCTGATGGATCTGGGCTGCTATCGGGGCCTGCGGCACCGTAAGGGCCTGCCGGTGCGTGGTCAGCGGACCCACACCAACGCGCGGACCCGCAAGGGCCCGGCGAAGGCCATCGCAGGTAAGAAGAAGTAA
- the rpmD gene encoding 50S ribosomal protein L30, with protein sequence MAAAKKKKADKTVTVTQIGSPIGRTKDQRQTLVGLGLNKLHRTRTLEDTPAVRGMISKVAHLVRVEDAS encoded by the coding sequence ATGGCGGCAGCGAAGAAAAAGAAGGCCGACAAGACGGTCACGGTCACCCAGATCGGCAGCCCGATCGGCCGGACCAAGGACCAGCGCCAGACGCTGGTCGGCCTGGGTCTGAACAAACTGCACCGCACGCGTACCCTGGAAGATACTCCGGCGGTTCGCGGCATGATCAGCAAGGTCGCCCATCTGGTGCGCGTCGAAGACGCGTCCTAA
- the rpsN gene encoding 30S ribosomal protein S14: protein MAKKSAIEKNNKRQKLVQRDANKRARLKATIADKDLPMEERFKAVLQLNEMPTNGAKIRLRNRCEVSGRPRGYYRKLKMSRIALRDLGSIGQIPGMVKSSW from the coding sequence ATGGCGAAGAAAAGCGCGATTGAGAAGAACAACAAGCGGCAGAAGCTGGTTCAGCGCGATGCGAACAAGCGTGCACGTCTGAAGGCGACCATCGCCGACAAGGACCTGCCGATGGAAGAGCGGTTCAAGGCCGTCCTGCAGCTGAACGAAATGCCGACCAACGGTGCGAAGATCCGTCTGCGCAACCGTTGCGAGGTCAGCGGACGCCCGCGCGGTTACTACCGCAAGCTCAAAATGTCCCGTATCGCCCTGCGCGATCTTGGCTCCATCGGCCAGATCCCGGGCATGGTCAAATCTAGCTGGTAA